The following proteins are co-located in the Labrys monachus genome:
- a CDS encoding ABC transporter ATP-binding protein, which produces MANVRLDSIRKSFGPVDIIHGVSLDIASGEFVSLLGASGCGKTTLLRIVAGLESVTSGTVEIDGRPVTPLPPERRDIAMMFQSYALLPHLTVAENVRFPLRMRRIGSRAEQQEKVKAALETVQLGHLAERRPRQLSGGQQQRVALARAIVSRPKVLLLDEPLSNLDARLREDMQVELIEIHRRLGLTTLFVTHDQEEALSLSDRIILLNGGRIEQQGTPADIYARPASAFASSFLGSANLVPATVEERGGRATAVLADGQHLGPLPAGTARGPVTLALRQEDLAVAAGGSGGLQVRIRTRVYLGARIRYIAELAGTEIRVLTANDTVFSGGDAVTFAIDPERIRVMPR; this is translated from the coding sequence ATGGCCAATGTCCGTCTCGACTCCATCCGCAAATCCTTCGGTCCGGTCGACATCATCCACGGCGTTTCGCTCGACATCGCCTCGGGCGAGTTCGTGAGCCTGCTCGGCGCCTCGGGCTGCGGCAAGACCACGCTGCTGCGCATCGTTGCCGGCCTGGAGAGCGTCACCTCAGGGACGGTTGAGATCGACGGGCGTCCCGTCACCCCTCTTCCGCCCGAGCGGCGGGACATCGCCATGATGTTCCAGTCCTATGCGCTGCTGCCGCACCTCACCGTGGCGGAGAATGTCCGCTTTCCGCTCCGGATGCGCCGCATCGGCTCGCGCGCGGAGCAGCAGGAGAAGGTGAAGGCGGCCCTGGAGACCGTGCAGCTCGGGCATCTGGCGGAACGCCGTCCGCGCCAATTGTCGGGCGGCCAGCAGCAGCGGGTGGCGCTCGCCCGAGCGATCGTCTCCCGCCCGAAGGTGCTGCTGCTCGACGAGCCGCTCTCCAACCTCGATGCGCGCCTGCGCGAGGACATGCAGGTCGAGCTGATCGAGATTCACCGGCGGCTCGGCCTCACCACACTGTTCGTCACCCACGACCAGGAGGAAGCCCTCAGCCTCTCGGACCGCATCATCCTCCTCAATGGCGGGCGCATCGAGCAGCAGGGCACGCCCGCCGACATCTATGCCAGGCCGGCCAGCGCCTTCGCCTCGAGCTTTCTGGGGTCCGCCAATCTCGTCCCGGCGACCGTCGAGGAAAGGGGCGGGCGGGCGACGGCCGTGCTCGCCGACGGCCAGCATCTCGGTCCGCTGCCGGCGGGAACGGCGCGTGGCCCGGTCACCCTGGCCCTGCGGCAGGAGGATCTGGCGGTGGCTGCCGGCGGAAGCGGAGGGCTGCAGGTGCGGATCCGCACCCGCGTCTATCTCGGCGCCCGCATCCGCTACATCGCCGAGCTCGCCGGCACCGAGATCAGGGTCCTAACCGCCAATGACACGGTGTTTTCCGGGGGCGATGCCGTCACGTTCGCCATCGATCCCGAACGCATCCGCGTGATGCCCCGCTAG
- a CDS encoding ABC transporter permease — MVRAVPAPLRILAWIFVILTILLLLAPLVVVVGVSVSQSEFIAFPPDGLSLRWYQDVLSSGTYLAAAAASLQIAMLVTVLSTLVGGAAAIALHRGRLPFSGLVETVFLSPLVLPTIIYAIGALMLWSTFFGPVSTATLWIGHTVVALPYVVRTTLAVLSEADPFLEEAARTMGAGRLQRLWFVVVPQCLPGLAAGAFFAFNISFDEAVLSLFLRKPDMVTLPVQIYSRLEFSPDPSVAAVSTIMIALTILLILVIDRILGLQRFASS; from the coding sequence ATGGTTAGGGCTGTTCCGGCGCCGCTGCGCATCCTCGCCTGGATCTTCGTGATCCTGACCATCCTCCTGCTGCTCGCGCCGCTGGTGGTCGTGGTCGGCGTCTCGGTCTCGCAGAGCGAGTTTATCGCCTTTCCGCCGGACGGGCTGAGCCTGCGCTGGTACCAGGACGTGCTGTCGTCCGGCACCTATCTGGCTGCAGCCGCCGCCAGCCTGCAGATCGCCATGCTCGTGACGGTCCTCTCGACGCTGGTCGGGGGCGCGGCGGCCATCGCGCTCCATCGCGGCCGGCTGCCGTTTTCAGGCCTGGTGGAGACCGTGTTCCTGTCGCCGCTGGTGCTGCCCACCATCATCTATGCGATCGGCGCGCTGATGCTGTGGAGCACATTTTTCGGGCCGGTCTCGACCGCCACCCTGTGGATCGGCCACACGGTCGTCGCCCTTCCCTATGTGGTGCGCACGACGCTGGCGGTGCTGTCCGAGGCCGATCCCTTCCTGGAGGAGGCCGCCCGCACCATGGGCGCCGGACGCCTGCAGCGGCTGTGGTTCGTGGTGGTGCCCCAATGCCTTCCCGGCCTGGCCGCTGGGGCGTTCTTCGCCTTCAACATCTCGTTCGACGAGGCGGTGCTGTCGCTCTTCCTGCGCAAGCCGGACATGGTCACCTTGCCCGTGCAGATCTACAGCCGGCTCGAATTCAGCCCCGACCCTTCGGTTGCCGCCGTCTCCACCATCATGATCGCCCTGACGATCCTGCTGATCCTGGTGATCGACAGGATACTCGGGCTGCAACGTTTCGCGAGTAGCTGA
- a CDS encoding ABC transporter permease: MTDRTENLLLALPGLLLLAVAFFVPIARMLALSVSGPDGVTLDHFARFLSDPFYLGVLWRTVRLAAVITLICALIGFPFAYIMARVGPRLRLWMVIAVILPLMTSVVIRTFGWMVLLGRSGLVPRILRDLGLADRGFGLMQTETAIVIGMVQVLLPFMTLSILGVISRLDRRLEEAARTMGCSFAATIRTVVLPLAMPGIVAGSLLVFTLSASSFVTPNLLGGTRIQVLAASIYKSVTQTLDWPFAAAQAVILFAGVLLVLIPYAKMTARRDG, from the coding sequence ATGACCGACCGTACGGAAAACCTGCTGCTCGCCCTGCCGGGACTGCTCCTGCTCGCCGTCGCATTCTTCGTGCCGATCGCGCGGATGCTCGCGCTCAGCGTATCGGGCCCGGACGGCGTGACCCTCGATCATTTCGCCCGCTTCCTCAGCGACCCGTTCTATCTGGGCGTGCTGTGGCGGACGGTTAGGCTTGCCGCGGTCATCACCCTGATCTGCGCCCTGATTGGCTTTCCCTTTGCCTATATCATGGCCCGTGTCGGCCCCCGGCTGCGCCTGTGGATGGTGATCGCCGTCATCCTGCCGCTGATGACCAGCGTGGTGATCCGCACCTTCGGCTGGATGGTGCTCCTCGGCCGCAGCGGACTCGTGCCGCGCATCCTGCGCGACCTCGGCCTGGCGGATCGCGGCTTCGGCCTGATGCAGACGGAGACGGCCATCGTGATAGGCATGGTGCAGGTCCTGCTGCCGTTCATGACCCTTTCCATCCTCGGCGTCATCAGCCGGCTGGATAGGCGCCTCGAGGAGGCTGCGCGAACGATGGGATGCAGCTTCGCCGCCACGATCCGCACCGTGGTGCTGCCGCTGGCCATGCCCGGCATCGTCGCCGGATCCCTCCTGGTGTTCACGCTGTCGGCCAGTTCCTTCGTCACGCCCAACCTGCTGGGCGGCACGCGGATCCAGGTGCTCGCCGCCTCAATCTACAAATCGGTCACGCAGACGCTGGACTGGCCGTTCGCGGCGGCGCAGGCGGTGATCCTCTTCGCGGGTGTCCTGCTGGTGCTCATACCCTATGCCAAGATGACGGCGCGCCGCGATGGTTAG
- a CDS encoding ABC transporter substrate-binding protein, with translation MKTRFGSAILGTLVLALMAGTAMAQDKTLKINSFGGAYEQAHRKCVITPFEKETGATVQVVTAYSADAFAQLRAQKAAPQFDVVHFSGGQEIVGAKEGLLAPIDPGKLTNIADIYDFAKSGIARGEGPAYSIAAIGMIYDSKAMSEAPRSWKDLLDPKTSAHLVLADISNGYGMLGFLMLNKVEGGDLANIQPGLDAVKKLLDGGATVVSTSPEIQQEFAQNGAWLAPYASDYAFTLAKAGLPAKFVQGAEGTPASYITVNLVANRPNQELALKFIDMSLSKSAQECFANELRYTPTNAKAVLSPEVAAGVAYGAEGVKGLLRFDAATIEANRAAWVEKWNKTIAH, from the coding sequence ATGAAGACCCGTTTCGGTTCGGCGATTCTCGGCACGCTCGTCCTCGCGCTCATGGCGGGAACCGCCATGGCCCAGGACAAGACGCTGAAGATCAATTCGTTCGGGGGCGCCTACGAGCAGGCACATCGCAAATGTGTCATCACGCCCTTCGAGAAGGAAACCGGTGCGACCGTGCAGGTGGTCACCGCCTATTCGGCGGATGCCTTCGCCCAGCTTCGGGCCCAAAAGGCCGCCCCGCAATTCGACGTCGTCCATTTCTCGGGAGGGCAGGAAATCGTCGGTGCCAAGGAGGGGCTGCTGGCGCCGATCGACCCGGGCAAGCTGACGAACATCGCCGACATCTACGACTTCGCCAAGTCGGGAATCGCCAGGGGTGAAGGTCCCGCCTATTCGATCGCGGCGATCGGCATGATCTATGACAGCAAGGCGATGTCCGAGGCGCCCAGGAGCTGGAAGGACCTGCTCGATCCCAAGACCAGCGCCCATCTCGTGCTGGCCGACATCTCCAACGGCTACGGCATGCTCGGCTTCCTGATGCTGAACAAGGTCGAGGGCGGCGATCTCGCCAATATCCAGCCCGGCCTCGACGCGGTGAAGAAACTGCTCGACGGCGGCGCCACCGTCGTCTCGACCTCGCCGGAAATCCAGCAGGAATTCGCGCAGAACGGCGCCTGGCTGGCGCCCTATGCCTCCGACTACGCCTTCACGCTGGCCAAGGCGGGCCTACCCGCCAAATTCGTCCAGGGCGCCGAAGGCACGCCGGCGAGCTATATCACGGTGAACCTCGTCGCCAACCGCCCCAACCAGGAGCTGGCGCTCAAATTCATCGACATGTCGCTGTCGAAGAGCGCCCAGGAATGCTTCGCCAACGAATTGCGCTACACGCCGACCAATGCCAAGGCGGTGCTGTCGCCGGAGGTGGCCGCCGGTGTCGCCTATGGGGCGGAAGGCGTGAAGGGCCTGCTGCGCTTCGACGCCGCCACGATCGAGGCCAACCGCGCGGCCTGGGTCGAGAAGTGGAACAAGACGATCGCCCATTAG
- a CDS encoding DUF3830 family protein: protein MSDKKLYLTFVDADVKGIISLYWDVAPETCKALWGALEKPIRWPASHAMFSGPEIMMGLPEEARNFDPKALPPENQTIQPEVGELLWFYQPKNFFKIDPSEFWEIGMFYGVGGRTFGPTGWIPCTYFGRMTEGLEAVAEQCRLIRREGVKTVEIGRLA from the coding sequence ATGAGCGATAAAAAGCTGTATTTGACCTTTGTGGATGCCGATGTGAAGGGGATAATCTCCCTTTATTGGGACGTCGCTCCCGAGACCTGCAAGGCCCTGTGGGGCGCGCTGGAGAAGCCGATCCGCTGGCCCGCTTCGCATGCGATGTTCTCCGGTCCCGAAATCATGATGGGCCTGCCCGAAGAGGCCCGGAACTTCGATCCCAAGGCGCTGCCGCCCGAGAACCAGACCATCCAGCCCGAGGTCGGCGAACTGCTCTGGTTCTACCAGCCCAAGAACTTCTTCAAGATCGATCCCAGCGAATTCTGGGAAATCGGCATGTTCTACGGCGTCGGCGGGCGCACCTTCGGTCCCACCGGCTGGATTCCCTGCACCTATTTCGGCCGCATGACCGAAGGGCTCGAAGCGGTGGCGGAACAGTGCCGCCTCATTCGCCGCGAGGGCGTCAAGACCGTGGAAATCGGCCGCCTCGCGTAA